A section of the Parcubacteria group bacterium CG10_big_fil_rev_8_21_14_0_10_36_14 genome encodes:
- a CDS encoding rod shape-determining protein, producing MLVKKIAIDLGTTNVLVHVHKRGIIINEPSVVAISQVDKKILAVGSEAKDMLGRTPDTIVAKRPLKDGVIADYKTTEAMLRYFINKALGSFRLFRPEVMIAVPGGITSTERRAVIDAAVSAGARSAYIIKEPIVAAIGADIPIGSASGHMIVDIGGGTTEAAVISLGGIVTSASERIGGNRFDNSIAEFIKKKYNLAIGERTAEEIKINIGSAMYLEEKLVMEIRGRDMANGLPRIIEATSDDTTEAVQEELRGIIETVKRVLYETPPELSADVMDKGIMLSGGSSQLRNLDTLISEATGVPTYVADEPLYCVVKGTGIALDNLESYKRSILATR from the coding sequence ATGTTAGTCAAAAAAATAGCAATTGATCTTGGCACAACCAATGTTTTGGTTCATGTGCATAAACGAGGGATTATTATAAATGAGCCCTCTGTTGTTGCTATCTCTCAAGTAGATAAAAAAATATTAGCTGTTGGGAGCGAAGCAAAAGATATGCTTGGCAGAACGCCGGATACGATTGTTGCCAAGCGCCCCCTAAAAGACGGTGTCATCGCTGACTACAAAACTACAGAAGCAATGCTACGTTATTTTATAAATAAAGCCCTTGGGAGTTTCCGCCTTTTTAGGCCGGAAGTTATGATTGCTGTTCCGGGCGGGATTACATCAACTGAGAGGCGCGCAGTTATAGATGCGGCTGTTTCTGCTGGCGCAAGGTCTGCATACATTATTAAAGAGCCGATTGTTGCTGCCATTGGCGCGGATATCCCAATTGGAAGCGCTTCGGGGCATATGATAGTTGATATTGGCGGAGGTACAACAGAGGCTGCAGTAATTTCTTTAGGTGGAATTGTGACTTCTGCATCAGAGAGGATTGGCGGAAACAGATTTGATAATTCTATCGCAGAATTTATAAAGAAAAAGTATAATCTAGCTATTGGTGAAAGGACCGCGGAAGAGATAAAAATTAATATTGGTTCGGCAATGTATTTGGAAGAAAAATTGGTAATGGAGATACGTGGGCGAGATATGGCCAATGGCTTGCCAAGAATAATTGAAGCGACATCAGACGATACTACAGAAGCGGTACAAGAAGAATTGCGAGGCATTATAGAAACTGTAAAACGTGTTTTGTATGAAACTCCACCAGAACTCTCTGCCGATGTTATGGATAAAGGCATAATGCTTTCCGGCGGTTCCAGTCAATTACGTAATTTGGATACTCTGATTTCTGAAGCAACGGGTGTACCGACTTATGTTGCGGACGAACCACTTTATTGCGTTGTAAAAGGTACTGGAATAGCCTTGGATAATCTGGAGTCATACAAACGTTCAATTCTTGCAACGCGGTAA